The genomic stretch TCTTTCTAATCTAATCAAGGTTCCTCATCCAACACTTACCAGCCATCTCATAGGAGACCTTTAGAGGACACTCTACATCAATTCATTCAAACCCAAACAAATAATGgcttaaacccttgcattggtaCACCTCATAATGGCGTTCCTCATCagttaatacctgtcttagcttattaaTTCTTAGTTTGGTATACTAAGAAGGTACAACGGGATTGTTGGGAATTAATTTATGTGTTGGATTGGAAgtattatgttaaaaaaaatatatattcccaaaatcctaggTCATTTAATGCTCGAAAAATTTAGGGTGTTACATCTACACTTATAGAGGCAGGCTAGTCACCCGGACGCTTGTAGGCACAGGAGAACTTGCCGGACAGAGAAGGAACGACCATTATGTGGATAACCAATACTGGATCTTCATTTGAATGGTATATTGAAAATCCCCTTATGGCATGGGCTTTTCTGTTTTGCATATGGATGATGAATATTGAGTCATGCAAGGTCGATTTTGTATCCACTGTGTTTGTTTTATGCTTCCACTATGctatttttttgttgaaaatgtCTTTTAATGTAAAACCCTTACAATGATCCACCAAGAGTTAGTGTTTTGGCACGCCTCATTGcgccacccttcaccaaattaaCACTTAAGCCTCAACCTCAACTTAACCTTACTGCCTGGGATCTTGAAGACATGAAAATGATGGTTGAGCAAGTTTTAGAGCAAAGGAAATTGATAATTGTAGAAGAAGAGCTGGATGGAATAAAAACCCTTTTCACCATAGAAATCATGGAAAAACCACTTCCTCCTAAGTTTAAGATGCCTAAGATCAATTCCTATTCCAGCAAGGCGAATCCTTACAAtcatatacataattataagTTTGTCATGATGTTATATGGTTGGGAGGATGCTATCATGTGTTGagttttctcttcaactttgacAGATCATGATCGAATTTGGTTTAATAGCCTTACTGAAGGGTCTCCTCTAAGCAATAGAGGAAAGAGTTTATAAAAACATTCATTATAAATTGCCAACACAAGAAATATATTACTTATCTACTCAGTATTCaacaaggaaataaagaaaCCTTAGGATAATACATAGATTGTTTCATCAATACTACGTAAGAGATTCAAGACTTGCATGTTTGCGTGGTAGTCATGACAATGCTTCAAAGCACCAAATTAATACCTCTATAGGAATCCCTCACCTTGAAATAACCAATATCATTTAGTCGACTTATTTGTACGGACCAATGAGTATATATTAATTAGGGTTATCGTTGataataaagagaaagaaagaatagagaCTAATGATTCTAAGGACAAAAAGTAAGAGAAGTCCATGAAAATGATAGTCCTCTAAAGTTATAATATAGAAATTATACTCAACTCACCGAGCCCATTCTAATATCCTAACAAAGCATTCGTTGATCTTTTCTATATTCTTAACTTTATATTGATCATTATCGGACACATCAAGTTGTTGGATTTGTTGATAACTAAGATgctacttttttattttcttttttacgCTATATTTTGaatagttttagttttaatttgaCTTTAATTAGCGTAATTTGGTTCAAATGACTTAAAAAGGTCCGACGGTCACTTAGACCAGTTTTGGTAGAGTAGTTTGAACGGAGCGGGTTTGGAGGTGAGACCTGAGAAAGGAAGCCGGAATCTGGTAGAACCGCGACGAATGAACAACCGGTTCGTGCCGACGTACACGTGTCCAGTGAAATGACAGAAACACCCTTCTCCGATCTgcatcttcgtcttcttcttctccaaaatcACTCCACCTTGGTCAGATCGCCATCGCAGAATTATCCATCCAGCAAAGGAAAGGAAACTTCTCGCCGGAGAGAGCACTaccaatcagaagaagaaggagatgacGCTCGGACCGACGACGACAGCGACGCAGGCCTACGGAGAAGCATCGTACTGGGACAACCGCTACGCACAGGACGACGGCCCCTTCGATTGGTACCAAAAGTATCCCTCTTTAGCTCCTCTCCTCCGCCTCTACACTTCGCTCCTCCACCGTGTGCTCGTCGTTGGCTGCGGCAACTCCGGTACGCatccttccttctctctctccttttttttttatctcctccggtatctctctctctctctctctctctctcttatatatatatatctatctttCATCTCAGTTTGCAATGTTATATCCACTAGATCCACTGATCCGACAATGTCTTGCgacaaatctctctctctcccctatTGACTGAAATTTATAGCTAATTTAGCTTATCATGCTCAAATGCCACTGATTTGATTTCAGAGGAGGAAATGATGTGTGTCTGGTGGGCGCGCTGAATTTGGTTTTCATACGCTAATAAAAGCAAGAACATTAACCACAATCCTAGGCTTTGTTTTCTAgttgttttatttgttattttgttgcAATACTTGTACTCAAATCTGATGCTGCAACCTTTTGATTTCGACATGAAAAAGAGGTCTTTTTGTTCAACAAAATGTACCAGTCTTAACGCTCCAGTTCTCTTTCCTAATAGATTGAAATGCCTGATAGATACATTCTTGACATGGCAGCTTATTAGTTGTTTGGATTGACAGCCTCATGGAGCCATGACCATGTTGCTTGTGCTTGCAGCATTTAGTGAAGGCATGGTGGATGATGGTTATGGGGATGTTGTCAACATCGATATATCCTCTGTGGTGATTGAAGCTATGCAAAAGAAATATAGTAATCGTCCGCAACTGAAATGTatcttttgtttattatttctgGTGCAATGCGTTTTACCTGACTTTTCTTCAGTCTATATCAGTAGTTGCCTAGAGCAGTGGATTTTGAGGATTAAATTCTGGAACTTTGTATGcatttgtattcattttttaaGAACATGCTTTCACTTTCCAAAGCCCTGAAGAAATTGTCCTTACTATCCTTGTCAAAATAACAGTCAAATTATCATGTATAAAGCAAAGACTAGTTATAAAGAATGTAAAGTTCATGTCACAGTTAGTGCTGTATCAAAATGAACTCGATGTGACTAGTTTTCCAAAATTCAGACTTAAGATATATGTAGGTTGAAGCAGCACAATtagcaaagagaaaaaaatgtggGCTAGGAACTTCTGTCCTTAGAAATTTTCTGCCGTGATGAGCTGCATATTGCTATTGCAGTTTCCTCAATATTGAGCAGATAGTCAAATGGATGTCTGCGATATGAGTGCATTTCAAACAGGTTCCTTTGATACCGTTATTGACAAAGGTACATAGCATTTGCCTTTTAGTTTTTGTTATGTGACCTCTTAACATTTTTTATGAGAGTCAAGGTGCATGTTCTCGATATGGTTTTAGAAAAATGCCTgatattatttccttttttgtctCCAGGAACTCTAGATTCTCTTTTGGTACGTTCTGTATTTggtaataattttatatcttaaaagaGTGAACTCTCAAATTGAATATGTGTTTCTAGTGTGGAAATAACTCGCGGATAAATGCTGCTAAGATGCTTGAGGAGGTTGGAAGGTACAATGACATCATTTTGCTACATTTTCACTACACCattgtctttttctttgttgATCTGTTCATGTATTGAAGCAGTTGATGATAAACTATAGGGTCCTCAAGGATAAAGGAGTTTATATTCTGGTAATTGTACCTTATTTTTTGTCTAAACAACCAGATTTTGCATGTTTTCTACATGAATTATATTCACCTCTAACAAGTGTCTGGTGCTATGCAGATTACATATGGAGCACCAATATATCGTTTACACTTGTTGAGAGAATCATGGCCATGGACGATAAAACTCCACGTCATAGGTCAGCAAAAGTCTCATTTGTAGTGATTGTATTGCATATTAAAGTAAATTGAAATATAGTGTAGTGTTACTACCAATTCATGGTACAAAATCACATGACATGTATATGTTGACTTGATATGACAATCAATTTTTACCATTTTGATTTACATATGATATACATACAATTTGTAAATTGTTTAAGTAATTCATGCCTGAATTGCTATGTCCTCAGCTCTCCTGAATATATTGGGAggtaatgagaaaaaaataaaaagggtttCATGTATCTCCTGCATGGTTATAAGTGCATCTAGAACTCATGATGCAAAAATTCCTGATCCTataccttttttttcttctaattgaAAACTtgtatgattttgttttttctcttcaTCACTGACATACATATCCTCATATAATGCCAATGTAAATGCACAAGCACATGCACTCAGATACATACACACAGTGCAAGAGTGCGAACATCCACTCAGGGTAACGCATATTTCTTCATTTCATGCACATATATTGAATAGCCAGTACAGGGATTGTATTGAACAGCACTGGAacttatgattttattatttttttcattgacCTTTAGCTAAGGAAGTACCCAAGGAATCTACAGTTAGGATTTACTGTTTTCTAGAAAAATGGCCTTACcccatttttctattttggacCTTGTTAACTGCGTGCATTATTATTTTCTAGCTGGTGTCCTCTTTCATGGCTTTTTTTTCCTAGTAGTTAAAGTATGAGAACAATCATCATACTCTGGCTGATTCTTAACATGCGCAGATAAACTTCTGCCAGGGGAAAGTTCGGGACAGCAGAAATGGGAGTTGACCTCTCCAATTCCATTGGATGATGATGGAAACTCATTAGAAGCAGCTATCGGGAAGAACCCGGATGTCCATTTTATCTATGTTTGTATTAAGGTGGGGCTGTGCagcttctcttcttttctgCTTACCCTTAGGAACCCATCTCCTGAATGTTATTTCAGAGATTGTCTGTTGATTTCATTTTACACAGAGTTTGGGCAACTATGTCCTGAACTGGGACAAGGTTGGATACTTGTAGagtaaatttttgttttccaattgATTCCAGGATGATTCTTGAAGGCCAGGATTGAAGTTTGAAGCTTGAGTAATGGAGGGATTGAGTAAGACTTAGCACCTTCTGCTTGTTGTATCTGGGTTGTTTATGCTTTACTTAAAACTCTCGGAATTTCTTGTCTTGAAGTTGAGAAATGTAGATTATGTTGAATTCATCTATTGTCTTCCACTCACAATTTGTCCTCcaattagaaaaaagaaagaaaagaagagaaaaccaGCCATCGCCCGTTGACTGTTCAAACAGTTTTGCCTTATGATaagatattttcttaatatttaacCCTAGCCTGTTGAATGTTGTAATGCTCCTGGTAATCTAACTTAACCAATTCTATAATGATCTGTTAAAAGTAAAACGCCAAGTCAAaaataggggggggggggggggggggggggggcaatgGACAACCATTGAGAAAATTGTGCAAAGTGAATTTAAAATGCAGGGCCATGAGGCTGGCCACTAGGAGAGATGAAAACCATGCAGTGCCCCATGGTTGGTTTACTAGGAGAGTCCTTGGCAGGGGTGTTCATTTGGTCTAGACCAAACTGAACTGGCCTAGATTGGACTGGAGTGGCATCATCTAAATTCTTGACCCCCCCAAGACTAGACCAGTGTGCCAATCCAATAtgtcattttcttgtttttttatatgaattttgaataaaaaataatacaaaaatataatattcattataaagtaaaattttcttGTTGCAAAGTAATTCATAACATGGTATTCATTACAAACAAACAATCATAATTGCAAACTGCAAAGTAATTCGTTTGAGACCTTGGATTAATGGATGTGTTGgacctaaaatttaaaatttttaattacattttcaatatttggttCAGAACTATGGCTTAACCAGGATTGGTACTTTCCAAATGTTTGGATCGAAGACCAAACTGAAAATCTGGTCTGAAGTTGTCACACAGGTGGTGAAATTTGGCTTGGCCCTGCTTGAATTACAAACtttgggggggggaggggggaggaaGGGGCTGCACAGACCTATGCCCCTTAATAAAATGGTTGGACCTGGCTGACCTTCGGTCCACTGTGCCAATATTTGGACTGTAAAATGGTATATGTTCTGGAAGTACTTTCGGGTTTTAATGGTATATTTTGTTGCAGTTAATTTCATTGAGTATCCTAAGCATATATAGTGATTAATTGAGAAGATATACATTTCTTTTATCTCTTGCCATTTGCCTTGCTGAGGTACGTGTTTTGGCTCTTTTTGGGGCATCTGGTTTGCCTCTCTTAGACTATAAAGgaaaaatctgaaattaaacaaTATAAAACTCCATTTATGTAGAATGGATAAGTGTGACAACATTCATACCTTGGGAGGTCTTGGTGTAGCTACCTTGTTCTTATTTGGGCAACCTCTCTTATTGTGGCCAGTTTCCAAGCAATTGGCATGTCATATGCATGCAATGCTTACTGAACACACCCTTGTTTTGTTCATCTTCAGCAACATCTATCTTTCGATTATTTTTTGGTTTGCTAGGCATTTTCTTATATGGCGGAGGCAGTATGGGAGCAGCATCAACCTTTGGCCACATGTTTGACCCATTCAATGGCTTCAATATATACTGATATACCTTAAAGTATTATGATTTGTTGTAATACGAATCCGGGTATGCAATCGGATCATGCTTCATGAAGTAAATAGAGGCCAAAGCATGGGAGCATGGGATGCCACTTAAATCCCATTGTCTATAAGAGCAAGTGTGTTAATCTAGACTCACCACATAGCCTTGGTCCCCAAGACTAACTTGGAACTTATTTCCCACAGCAAGTTTCATAGCGCACTACTTTGCCCCCACCTTTGCCTTTTCCAACTTATCCCTTATCTATGCACAAATTTCATCCAAACACTTCATCATCATCTCCCTTTTTTGGTACATTCTTTCCATTAAAGCTGTCAAGATCTCTTCTAACATGTCTATAATTGGCATGCTTCTGGCCTTGCATATATAACCATTGAATGTTTCAGCCAAGTTGGAATTGGTCATATCACACTTGGGCCAAGTATCGATCAATGCCCTGCAAAAACTATTTAGCTGCTacttgataaaattattatgtgcAGTGGCATTCAACTCTTGCAAATCCTACGTGCACCTCAAAAAAACTGCctcatgggttgcattcacagCCTTCCAAAACAATGACTTGAATTCTTGCCCCTTGTGCAGCTTTTTCTAGTTGGTATAAATATGCCTTGCGCAATTTTGATGCTCTACATGAGGTACCAAATCCTTTATTACTTTGACAAGGCCCTTCTGTTGATCACTAACAATTGTTAAGGCATGTTCATCAACAATGTTAAGGTCCTCCAACAATTGCTCAAAAAACCATCTCCAACTATTCTCATTTTCACCCTAAACCACAGCCCAATAGATAGAAAACATTTGATTATTCTCATCTCTTCCAATTGCATTCAAAAATGCACCTCCTATTAGGGTCTTTAGAAAGCACCCATCAAGACAAATACAAGGCTTGCAAGCTTCCATATATCCTTTCCTGAAACCTGGATGGCATACATACAATCTTTTGAACATAGGTTGCCCACTAGGTCCCGTAGAGTCTGTCTCAATTTCAAACTTGCCTTTAGGGTCAACCCTTGTTAATTCAGTCTTGCATGCATGCAGTTTTGCATAATGAGCTTCCAAACCTCCCCTCAATATGCTTAGTTCCTTTGTCTTAGCTCTATTGCATGAGCACTTAGACACAGTAAGTGCATATTTATCCTTCATATCTAGGATCATGTCTTCTACTCCATAGCAAGGATTTCTTTTAAACGTTTGAAGGAATTCTTTGGCTAACCATGTCAAATTGGCCTGTCTATTGGTAAGACTCCTAAAACAACAATGTTCTACATTGTACCTTTTTACAACTAGGGTTCTCTCTCCTTGCTTCTTGGCAACATATATAGTTTATGGACAACCAGTCAAACACCTTGCTTCCATATGTGTTTGACGTACCCTTTCCATCCAATATTAAAGCCATTACAAATTCCATATCTTTGAACACATTCCTTAAATTATTGGGCATTCTCAAAAAGCATACTAGTTTCAAATTTAAGAGTAGTGTGATCACATTGTGGGTTGTAAACCAAacaccttttcttctttttctttatgctCAACCAATCATTTTCATCACTGCTGTATGGAGTGTCAAAACCATTGTCATTAGACTCCATATATTCACCGACATATCCATCATCATTCTCCAATTCATAACCTAAACTCTTATCTGCACCACTATTGTTTAACCTTACAGGAACATCTAAGCCTAACCCTTGACCGTTGTCAACAATGGTAGATTTAAAAGCACGATTGTTTTACCTTGCAATTACATACTCCTCATCTGTCTCACACTCCTCAACAAAGCTCTCATCACTTTCAGATTCATCCACTCTAATTGTATCAAGATTGAAATCCCCATTCTCTTCATTGTCTTCATCACTTGTGTCTTGAGCATTAGGTTCATCTTGTATTACTACCTTAATTGTTGCTTCATAATTAAGATCTACCTCAGAATCTACACCTACCTCATCAACGTGAATATCATATGCTCCATGGTCCACACCTACCTTCCCTACCCCATCATCATGTACCTCATTTATTCCCTCGTTCACCTTGACCTCACCTACTTGTGCCTCATATAGTCTATGGTTCACATCCTTTCCACTTGACTCACCTTTACATTCAATGTACATCTTCAAAAAACCAAACTCTGCTCCCTCTTCCCACATCCTAAACACTTCATCATCAATAAAGACTAAGTTTGATAATCCCAATCTCCCCTAGGTTTGTAGTACCCTAACTTAGACAATTCACCATAACCTTCCTCCTTACACTTAACCACAATATCCTTATAAGACATTTCAGTACAATCCTTCCATCCACCCAATACATAGGTACCACCAACATAAATATGTAGTGGGTCCTCAGTAAATTTACCACCAACCCATATTTTCACAGGGCAACTGTTATATCAAAACTGCCAACAACAATATCAATAAAAATCCAGCCATAAACTATAAAACCAATTATCCATAAACAAcattataacaaataaaaacaaaccctaattaaattcaatgtaatttaaataacccCCTTAATGAAACCATAATTAAAAGGTCCCCCAATTTTGGAACCCTAATTATAGAATCCTCAATTTCTAAACCCTAATTACTGTTTCCCCAAATTTAAAACCCTAATGCATATCAGTGAAAACATATAAGAGCAATACAGAAGCACAACTAGATTTCTTTCGAAGCAAATATTTACTTTTTCAATTGAGATTGGATGATGCTTTGAATCAAAgaatgatcaataatatcaatgaATATTGTCTATTGCTTCGActaagaaattcaagaaaaatgactATATCCTCTATTCAGAGTACTGACTATAAAGGAATTGAAGAATTTCATGTTGTAGCGAAATAGAAGGACAACTTACCCTTTTTTCTTTATGGGAAATGAATCCATGCTTTCTTTATGACTCCCTTTCATCATCAAACTGCAGTCAATGGCGTTGTCTCTTCCTTTGCGTCTCCCTTTCTCGTGACCTCAAAACCCTAACCTCcttccttcgatttcttcctctgcatctttctttttgtctttgTCTGCTGATTCCTTCCTCTATCTTCGTCCTTTGATTCCTTACTTGCGTAATCCTTTGGTTCAATTAGGGCTCCCTCGTGCCTAATCCTTAAAGTTAAATGCCACCCATTTAACCCCAGAATTAAACCCCACCATTTAACCCTAGTTAgccatttaattttattttttttatgtgtacatgtgggtcCCACTCATATTTTTCTGTGATAGGTGGCGTGCCACGTCAACAATGACACACACCTCCGAAATTGATTTCAAGTGTTGGATAAAAGTGCACCCAATTGAgatataattgtcaaaattgaaatgtttggataaatttgcaaaaacatgaaaagatttgggttttttttatttttgttatttttgcttTGGTTAACTCTAATAATAAATTCCTTTACTTATCAACattgaacaaagaaaacatttttaatcttatatttCTATCATGTTACCTTGCAAAAACAATTATAATCTTACAAACTTACAAACTTGCTGTATAGAAAAAGACATCATATTGATATGATTATagcattttgaaattataattgttataataaaatttttatttaataaattaatatgcaAACTTACATTATAATTTGATCATATGTTGTATATAAAAATTGTATTTCTGTAACATGGACTTTGTTGGATCAACCTCCTATCATAACACTGTTTGTGCTTTGTACAGCAACAGTGATAAACATATTGAGCTTGAAGGATTCACCATTTTCTTCTGTTCATCTGGTTGggtgttcttttttatttttgggctcCGGTAAGTTGCTTTTTCTTGATTCTCTTGCTTTTACTTGGAGATCACTGTTCTTGTGGTCTTGGAGAAGAAAATTCACTGTAATGGACTGATTCTTTCATCTTAGTTTATTGGCCTGTTCTTGATCAAAGGAGCCCAATTTTTGTAGCAAAGTGGGTATCAATTTTAATTGACATTACTAAACTTGAAACTTGTTCCATCTTTGATTCCGTAAACCTTAATGCCCATGTTTATTTGCTGAACTTGAAACTTAGATTGATTGGTCACTTTTTTCTTGTCTAATTGAATATGCTTGAAGCTTCTTACCAAATGTCCAagaatttttctcctttttcatgtttctattttcttatcattttttctctctaaacATACTTCCATCTACATTACTATTCAGacatttccttcattttcttcatcatcttcttcttctttatccgACAATATATTTACTCTCTCTAATCAAATGATTATGAACAGAAACTCTAGGTTGCCAAAGCTGCTACTATTTAATGCACTATTAACAAAAGACTACGCAGATTTGCAGCTGACTGAGGAATCAAAAATGCTGTAAAACAGCCACCAAAATATCACCCAAAACCAAAATATCACAAAACATGAATTGGACGATAAGAGGGTAACAAGTTCAGAAATAAGATCTTCTTTCATATTGTTTAGTTCCTTCCTAATTATGCTTGTATTACTGCTGTATTGTTTCTGTTTCTTTCCCAGTCTTCATCTTGGATTTTGCCTATATGTTGTATCTTCTTCCCACATTGTGGGTTAGCAAAAAACAGgtgttctttctttttggagGAATTGGCTAATAAGAATCTCCTCCATCATCAgatatttccttcattttcttcatcttaATTCTTTATTGGACAATGTATTTCCTCCGTATGGATCACCCAATAGGCAGCAACACGATGACGTGTTGTTTTCCTCCCACTGAAATCCACGCCTCTAACTGCACCAGCAAAAACCAGCAGATAAGAGGTAATGTAGATACATTAGGCAATCTGATGGAAACATCGACCATCCATATAGAGCGAGATTAACAAGCTTTCTGATTCTGGCTCTGCCAATAGTAAGTTTGAAACTTGTGCTATTGGTTCAGAAGATATAGAAATTGGCCAGGTTTTCTTAGTTGATGGTGTTATTGCTTTTCTTGTATGAAACAACATGTGGAAGTTAAATTGCAACATGGGATAGTTACCAAATGCTCTCATGAAAGTTGTAGCGCTTAACTGAAATTGAGAGGTGTAGAACACGTGAAGGAAGCAATCTGTGTCTGTAGAGGCAAATGGATGCTTCCTTCATGCATTCGATCATTATCTCAATTAATCTAGGAGTCAAGAATTTTCTACACCTCTCAATTTCAGTTTAGAGTTACAACTTTGATGAAAGCATTTGGGAACTATTTCATGTAGCAACTTAACTTCCACATGTTGTTTCATACAAGAAAAGCAATAACACCATCAACTAAGAAAATCTGGCCAATTTCTATATCTTCTGAACAAATAGCACAAGTTTCAAACTTGCACTATTGGCAAAGCCAGAATGAGAAGGCTTGTTAATCTCACTCTATATGGATGATCGATGTTTCCATCAGATTGCCTAATGCATGCAGGTGTGTTTATGAGAGTTGTGCTGTAGGGGTGTGTATTTGAGTGGGAGTAGAACAACGCATCGTTGTGCTCTTGCCTCTTGGGTTGTGCTCTTGCCTCTTGGTTAATCCATATGGAGGAAACATATTGTCCAATAAAGAGGAATAAGATGAAGGAAATGCCTGGTGAAGGAGATTAGTTGATCCctccaaaaagaaagaacacCCACCCACCCTTTCTTTGCTAATCCACAATGTGGGAACAAGATGCAATATTTAGGTGGAATACAAGCTGAGTACTGGAAAAACACAGAAAACAATGCAGGTGGAATTAGGAAGGAGCTAAACAAGTATGAAAGAAGAAGACCTTATTTCTGAAGTTTTTACTTCTGAAATAGTgtgataaaggctggatatctTGTTGTTGTTATATAGTACTCCTCATATTCACCATTTCTGACAGAAAATGTAGCTTAACTAGTGGTTTCTGGTTGTTGTTTTACAACTGATTCCTCAGTCAGCTACAAATCTGCTAGTCTTTGGTTAATAGCTAGCATTGGCATCCTAAAGTTTATGTGCTTGATCATATgattagagaaagaaaatgtaTTGTcggatgaagaaaatgaagagaatgtctgaatgaataagaaaatgaaaataaaaaagaaaacttagTAATGTAGATGGAAGTATGTTTAGAGtgggaaaaaaataagtatgaaaatagaaagacgAATATAGGCATTAAAATCTACTACTGAATGAGACATGGAACAAGTTTCAAGTTCTGCAATATGAATTCAAACTAATACCCATTTGGCATACAGAATATTGGGCGTTAAAACTTAATGAATCCAAGTGATCTTCTGATCAAGAACAGACCCATAAACCAAGATGAAACAAAGGATCAGCGCATTGCCATGAATTTTCTTCTCCAATACCACGATGATAAGCACAAGAACTTCGGAATTATCACAGTAAATCAACAAAGAAGAGGAACTTACCTGAGCCCAGAAAACACCCCAACTGGTTGGATGGATGAGGAATCGTTCAAGCTCAGTATGTTTGTCACTGCTTTCTGTACAAGGCACGTAACAGTGTATAAAAATAGCATACCATGTTACAGAAATACAACTTTTATACATAGCATGTGAATGTCATCAAACTATAGTGTAAtgttttcatattaatttattaaaatagaaattttgtaATACCAGTTATAATTACATAATGTTATAATAACATTGATATAATAATATCTTTCTCTATACAACAAGCGTTTAAGATTATTATAGTTCTTTCAAGGTAACTTGATAGAAATTTGGGACTATAAAAGGTTAGGTTTTCTTAGTTTGTTGTTGATAAACAAAGGAATTTATTACTAGACTTAACTAAGATAGATATAATTACATCCTCCAGAAGCAGCCCAAACTACTTCCGGAACATGCACCATTTTACAGCCCAAAAATGCCCCCGAAATGGGGCGACCTGTGcaagttttgaaaaatgctttttctttttaatttttttaattattttaaaatacaaaatattgtaatatataaataaaattttatcaaacatatatatatttatttataaaattttaacatctCGAAAATTGaca from Diospyros lotus cultivar Yz01 chromosome 9, ASM1463336v1, whole genome shotgun sequence encodes the following:
- the LOC127810229 gene encoding uncharacterized protein LOC127810229 isoform X1 → MTLGPTTTATQAYGEASYWDNRYAQDDGPFDWYQKYPSLAPLLRLYTSLLHRVLVVGCGNSAFSEGMVDDGYGDVVNIDISSVVIEAMQKKYSNRPQLKYSQMDVCDMSAFQTGSFDTVIDKGTLDSLLCGNNSRINAAKMLEEVGRVLKDKGVYILITYGAPIYRLHLLRESWPWTIKLHVIDKLLPGESSGQQKWELTSPIPLDDDGNSLEAAIGKNPDVHFIYVCIKDDS
- the LOC127810229 gene encoding uncharacterized protein LOC127810229 isoform X2; its protein translation is MTLGPTTTATQAYGEASYWDNRYAQDDGPFDWYQKYPSLAPLLRLYTSLLHRVLVVGCGNSAFSEGMVDDGYGDVVNIDISSVVIEAMQKKYSNRPQLKYSQMDVCDMSAFQTGSFDTVIDKGTLDSLLCGNNSRINAAKMLEEVGRVLKDKGVYILITYGAPIYRLHLLRESWPWTIKLHVIGESSGQQKWELTSPIPLDDDGNSLEAAIGKNPDVHFIYVCIKDDS